The following nucleotide sequence is from Chryseobacterium sp. CY350.
TTTGAGTGAGGAAAACAAGAGAATAAATATTTTCATTGACAAAAAGCATATCGCTGTCTAGCGCACACGTAAAATCTGCTGTAGCTTGAGATAAAGCCAGAAATTTAAAATAATCTACAGTTCTGTATCCATATCGCGGATGCGTGGAATCTTTTACAGGCGAGGTTACTTTTTTTATCGTTATACCTTCAGTTTCTTTCCATTCAAAATCTGTATAGACGGTTATCCTGGCTTTGGGAAAGAATTTTTTTATGCCGCTCAAGGAAGGTTCCAATCGGTTGCTGTAATCAAGGTCAGAACCTCCGCCGTTAATTCTCTTTTCTCCAAATTCTGTAAAAACAAATTCAATATCCAGTTGATTGACAAATTCTAAGATTTCATGGTCAATATTTCTATGGAGGATCAAATTTTTACTTCTGGTATCCGGAACGTATTTTATTTTGCCCGTAAGAAGCTGCCAAGCAACTTGCAGACGGTATAGTAAAGTACCAATCATTTGAGTTTTTTTAAAATGAAATCAAAGATAACGTCTTTATTTTTAATACTTAGTAAACGTTTCAGTATAGAATTCTGTTTAGATAAGTTTTCAAAATACCAGTAATTTTTAAAGGCTTCTTTTCTCTCATCAAAATTCAGACGGTCATCATTCACTGTTTCTAAATATGCTAATGCACTCCCTTTTGGATTATTTTCCGATAATTTCCTAAAGTTTGACGACAGCCCATCTTCCAGATATTCACCTTTTACAATAGAGTGATTTACATAAATATTTTTGTAAACACGGTCTATTCTTTTGTAGATAACTGATTCTTTAATAAATTTTTCCCCTGCAAAATAAGGAAAAGGATATTGTTTTAAAATGTCGGTCTTAAATAAATAATCAAATTCACCTGTGACTCCGTACTCATTTTTTAGTGTAATCGAGTTTGAAATGATTTGGTTAAATTCAATTTTTTTATTTGTCTTCGTCTTTTTTTCGTTATCTGAATATCTTGGAAAGCAGACTGCAGCAATATTCTGATTTTTTAAAAAAGAGGGAAGTATCTCCCAAATGATATCGGATGAATTTTCGATCATTTCGTCATCGCTGTCTATGATCAGAAAAAAGTCATTCAATGTTTGTTTTACTGCCGTATTGATCGCAATATGTTTGCCTTGATTTTGCTGATATATATAAGTTATAGGGAAATCGCTTTTTTCTTGTAATGCTTTTATTGTATCTTTTGTATCATCTCTTGATCCGTCATCTACAATAAGCCACTCAAAGTTCCTTACACTTTGTTTCTGCAGACTACGATATAAGTTAGGAAGCAGATGGGCGCGGTTAAAAGTGGGTGTAAAGATGGTAAGATTCATAAAAAAGTATCTGTTTTTGGTAATGGAATAGCAATATAGTCATCTATTTCAAGAATATTCTTAATCCAGTTTTCGAAACTGTACATTTTTACAATATTTTCAGGAATTGTTTGATAAGGCTTTTGCATGAATTCCGCTAATCCGTCGAAGTTCTCAAAATCTGTGATAAAAACATTGTCTGGATGGTAGAAGTTATAATTTTTAATCGAATGATTATTGGTTATAATTTTCTTTTTAAAGTTTAAAGCTTCAAAAAAACGGAAGGACAAACCATTGTGTACTTCTAATTTAATATCTATAAGTACCGTAGCAGCGATAATTTCCTTAAGGTACATTTTATAAGGAATATGAGCTTTAATAATCTGAATTTCTTTATTTTCTGAGAGCTCATTACTGTCGATCAAAAAGATTTTATTCTTAAATTTATTTACTTCTGAATTTCTCAACAAGTTACATAACTTTTGGTAACGGGTAGCTTTCCAAACACCTAGATAGTACATGAAAATTGAATTACTTTTTTTATATGAAATATTGAAATGATAGTTAGTTGTAAATGCTAAATTGTCTGCTCTATATTGTAAATCAGCTGGATCAAATACAAAAATCTTATGTAGATAATTTTTATAATGTAAAATTTTCTCACTTACTGATAAGCTATCATACTGATATGTAATAGTTTTATTAGATTTTTTGCTTAAATAGTTAATAAGAAATTCTGGGAGTCTGTCTGCTCTGAAGATGATGCAGTAATCAAAGACGTTAGTAAATCGTTTTTCAAAATTATGTATACATTTCTCACAAAATGAATTGTATTGTTCTTGTTTTAGCGATTCAATGTAATTTTTATTTCGCAGTATGTTTCGGTGATATATATTTTTCAGCTTATTTTTAAAAGAATACTTGAAGGGCTGATCCCAAGATTCAAAAAAATTTCCTATAGTATAAGGAAGTTGAGAAATATGTTCAACAAAGACTTCATTGAAATTCATATTTTGTTCGACAATCAGTATTGATTTTTTTTCAATCATACAAAAAAATTATTTGGAGGAATTTACGCCAGAAAGTAACTTTGACATATATTTTCCCCATATTTTCCAATTCAGCTCGCTGTCATACTTTTCCCTTGACGCAACTGACATTTTTTCTATTTTATTTCTACTAATTAATAGAGGCTCTATTGCATCGGCATAATCTTTTGCTAAAGCATTTTCAGGAAGTAAAACACCCGTTTTTCCATCTTCCACATGTGCGCTGACTCCTCCTGTGTCAGTAGAAATCACAGGAAGTCCGTATCCTGCGGCTTCGCAAAAAGCGATCGGAGTACAGTCAGCCTGAGTAGGCACAAAAAGGAAATGAGAATTCTGCAGGTGCTCTTGAATTTTTAGTAACTCTTCAGGATTGTTTTTATTTAGAAAAGGAATAATATGTACCCACTCTTCGTCCAAATCGGGATCGCATCCTATAATCTGGAGTTTTACATTATACCCTTTTTCTTTAAGAATTTTCACGGTTTCAAAGGCAAGATTTCCTCTTTTTCTGATCCAGTCTACGGCAAGAAATAAAAATGTAATTTCATTTTTTAAATCTTTAGAAAAATACCAATTTTCCGGAACGTTTAGATTAGCACCAAATTTCAGGACGTGTACTTTTTCTCTTTCAATTCCATAATAATTAATGGCATATTCTGCTGCCCATTCTGAAGAAAATATATTTATCGCAGCTTTTTGCAGTATTTTTTTCTCAATCCACAGCGTTTCTTTTTTTGATAACCAACCGAAACCAGAGTAGTAGGGATAGTAGTTTAAGAGCTGACCCACATTTGCATCATTTAGATAAATAATGGGTGTTTTCGTATCGGTTAAAGCAAAATCATTAATAGCAGTCGGAGCAAAAATAATATCAAAATTTTTATTTTTTAAATATTTGTCAATCTTTTTGGAAACTATTCTGGCTCTGAAAAAATTGATATGTTGATTATATCCGCGCTGAAATATCTTATGATACCAATCTTCC
It contains:
- a CDS encoding glycosyltransferase family 4 protein, with protein sequence MKIGFYSSMKLDDRRNWSGTMYQMFEQMSQLGHEIEWIPKLTLSESEEKRYKNLEDWYHKIFQRGYNQHINFFRARIVSKKIDKYLKNKNFDIIFAPTAINDFALTDTKTPIIYLNDANVGQLLNYYPYYSGFGWLSKKETLWIEKKILQKAAINIFSSEWAAEYAINYYGIEREKVHVLKFGANLNVPENWYFSKDLKNEITFLFLAVDWIRKRGNLAFETVKILKEKGYNVKLQIIGCDPDLDEEWVHIIPFLNKNNPEELLKIQEHLQNSHFLFVPTQADCTPIAFCEAAGYGLPVISTDTGGVSAHVEDGKTGVLLPENALAKDYADAIEPLLISRNKIEKMSVASREKYDSELNWKIWGKYMSKLLSGVNSSK
- a CDS encoding glycosyltransferase family 2 protein → MNLTIFTPTFNRAHLLPNLYRSLQKQSVRNFEWLIVDDGSRDDTKDTIKALQEKSDFPITYIYQQNQGKHIAINTAVKQTLNDFFLIIDSDDEMIENSSDIIWEILPSFLKNQNIAAVCFPRYSDNEKKTKTNKKIEFNQIISNSITLKNEYGVTGEFDYLFKTDILKQYPFPYFAGEKFIKESVIYKRIDRVYKNIYVNHSIVKGEYLEDGLSSNFRKLSENNPKGSALAYLETVNDDRLNFDERKEAFKNYWYFENLSKQNSILKRLLSIKNKDVIFDFILKKLK